The Microcystis panniformis FACHB-1757 region AGATTTAGTATCAGTTATCAGTAACCGCTCTAATCTCTAGTTAGTCTCCAAATGTCTTCTCTAATTATAGGGATTACTAAATAATAATATGGAAAAGAAACAGACAAATCCGATGGGCAAAGTTTTCACACCTTTAACAATAATTAATCGTGCCGATGAATCAGCAGCTGCTAGAGGTTTTATCTCTCCTTCAGAAATTCGCTCTGTTACTTTACCAAAAGTTTTAGTTGATACGGGAGCAACAACACTCTGTTTACCTGCTAATATTATTGACAGACTGGGGCTAGATTTACTTAAAGAAGTCGATGTTAGTACCGCGACTGGATTGAGCAAAGCGAGAGTCTTTCAGGATGCTAAAATATTGCTTTGTGGTCGCGAGGGAACTTTTGAATGTTTAGAATTACCCGGTGGTCGCGATCCTTTAATTGGAGTAATCCCCCTAGAAGCACTGGGTTTAGAATTAGACCTACAAAACCAAACTTTGAAAGTTTTACCCTCCGAATCTCTAGATACTTATCTAACAATTCTCTAAAAATTGATAACCTTCATGGATCGATCACCCTTATTTTCTCAATTTAAGTAGGGAGGCACAATTATTGGTAGGATGGGTTAGCAGTAGCGTAACATGAGCGGGCGTTGGGTTTCATGCTTCAACCCAACTACGTTCTGATAACTGTTAACTGATAACTCACACCTGATAACTCACACCTGATAACTGATAACTGATAACTGATAAGTAGGAAGACACAATTATTTGTAGGAAGGGTTAGCAGTAGCGTAAGCGGAATTCTTGAGAAGGAGAGAAGAAAATAGAGAATAAGTTCTGAAGGAATCACGGCGATGAAACAGGAAATTAAGCCCTTTAACCCTGATAAAATCTACGAAATAGTGCTTTCTGTCAATTTTTCCATTAATGCCCAATTTGCTCAAGAAGCGCAGGAGAAATTAAACGCTATCCTTGGGGAAATGGATGCGGATTACTGGCAAATTCACCACATCTGTGCAGCGGGAAATTAGCTATATAGTCCCATGATCTAGCTTTTTTAGGGCGCTGAGAGCATGAAGACGGACGATTGCTTCCCCATCGGCTGCTAAAGTCAGCAAAATACTTTTATTATCCCGCTCTAATTCTCCTAAAGCGATCGCTAGAGACTGTTTAACTCCCGTATCAGTGAAGAGCGCCGGACGGGAGTGATAAAAATTACTGAGAATTTCCCCTGCTTGTTGGCGTAATTTCTGGGAGGTTTGCCGGCCGAGAATAGCGATAATTTCCCGACAAATTAGGACATTTTCGCTATATAAAGCCTTTTCTAGATAATTTAAAGCTTCCTCATCCTCGATCCAGCCTAATGCTCGCACTACAGTTAATTTTAAACTATCGGGAGTTAAGGAAGATTGCAGGAGTGGATTTAAAGCTTTAGCTGAGGTTGCTGTGCCGATACGACTGAGAGCGATCGCAGTTTCTTGACAGATCTCAAGGTGGACATCGAATAACAGCGGTTGCAGATGGTTAACTAAATCTGCTTGGGGATAATTCGTCCCTAGGTAACTACTAGCTTTAATTGCTTCCCGTCGCACCTCGATGGCCGGATCCTGTAAAGCATCGAGGATAATCACAGTAATCTGGGGATGGTGAAAACTGCTTAAAGCTTCGATCGCCATAGACCGAATGGCGCTAGATTGATCCTTAACTACGGTTAAAAGCGGTTCGATAATTTCTGGTCGGCGAATTTGTGATAAAGCTTGTACGGCTAAAAAACGGGTATTAGAGTCGGACAGTAATTGTCCTAAACTGGAGATGGCAGAACTGCCGATATTAGCTAAAGCGGCCGCAGCCATTTGGCTGAGTTCCTCCTCCTCCGATCTTTGCAATAATTGACTGAGAGCGAGAATACAGGCTCGATCGTCAAATTGACTGAGAATTCTCGCCAGAAACCAGCGCATTTCCCCATCTTGTTCCTCGGATTCTAACAGGGCAATTAGAGGAGCGATCGCCGATTGACCGATTTGAGGAAATAGTTTCGCTGTCTCCCATCGCTGTTGAAAATCGCATTTTTGTAAAGCTTCTAGGGCTAAATCGAGGATTTCATCGTTAATAATCGGTTCAATCGCATCTTTTTGGTTTAAAAGTCGCTGTATGCTGGCGTTTACTGTCTCCCAGTCCTTTTTATTCAACGCTATCTGAGCTTTTTCTAGCAGAGCTTGCATCGTGAGAAATGGCCTCGATTTTCGTGCTACCTATCTCAAGAATGTCAGACTTTCTCGCTTTTGTCCTCTCTCATAATGCAAGAAACCGATAATAAATCTCCAAATTGTGCATCAGACATCAGTATTTAGGGTTTGCGGCAAAAAGTACGGGCGAAGCATTCGGATAGAAAATCTACGGTTTCACCGATAGGTTATTGCCCGAATGCTTCGCCCCTACAGGACGCGGGCCGATGAAGATGCAAGGTTTTGAAGCACGATTCTCTCAAAATCTTGCACCTGTTTCACGAGAAAAGCCACAAAACCCTTACCTTGCCTACATTTCATATTTATTCAGCAAGCCCTATTTACTCAGGGCAAGCTATCCACAGACTTCTTGCAGAAGTGGGAATATGGACAAAAGTATATTATCGAAAAAATCGGGTCTAAAACCTCGCCTTAAGGCGAAAAGTTTTGGGAGCGGGGCATAAATCCCCGTTACAAAAACGGCCTCCTGCCCCCTGCCTTCGTTAATGACTTTCCCCTAAATCATCAAAACAAAACAGCTATTATTCCCAGTGTTTGGATAATCAGAAATGATGAAAATTTTCCCCGTTTAATTACTTGTTATGTACTTTAAGTAGATAAGGAGATAAGGAAATGAAACTCTTAGATGTGGTTGCTTTATTAGAAGACTTACCCCAATTGGGATTATATCGCGGGCAAGTGGGAACAATTGTAGAAGTCTATGAGCCAAATGTTTTTGAAGTTGAATTTAGCAATACTTCTGGCCCTGCTTATGCTATCGAAATCTTACAAGAAAATCAATTAATGTTATTACATCATTCTCCCTTAGAATCCCAAAAATTAACCGCTAAGTAGCGGTAAGCTGTTGACTATCTAAATCACTCGTTAAGACTGTCTATGAGGGGGGAAAAGGGAGCTTTTTTTCAGTGTTGCCAAAGGCACGGCGTAGCCGTCCAGTAAACAGTAATCGGTGAACTGAAAACTCACATCTGATAACTGATAACTGATCACTGATCACTGACTTGTGAGGGCGCATCAGCGATCGCACAGTAGGGACGACTATAACAAAGGGGTGTTTCCAAGTCGTGTTGTTCCAAAAATTCCCGATTACTTAAAATCCTAGCGGTTTCTCCCTCTGCTACCACCTGACCACGACTTAACACCACCGTGCGATCGCATAATTCTAAAGCCAGATCGAGATCATGGGTGGCGATCACTTGGGTTTGGGGTAAAGTGGCCAACAGTTGTATTAATTGCCGACGGGACCGGGGGTCAAGTTGGGCGCTAGGTTCATCAAAAACTAAGACCTCGGGCAACATGGCTAAAACCCCCGCAATTGCCACGCGTTTTTTTTCACCCCCCGATAGATTCTGACTGTTTCTCTTACCGTAATGCTGGGAATCCAATCCCACCGCGTGTAAAGCATGATGACAGCGATGGTTTAAATCCTCTCCCCGAATACCCTGATTCATCGGGCCAAAAGTCACATCTTCCCAGACAGTGGGCATAAATAGCTGATCGTCGGGGTTTTGGAAGACTAAACCGACAAAATTGCGGATATTTTCTAAATTCTCTGGTTTAACTTCGTAGGGACCGACGGTGATTCTACCGGTTTGCGGCGGGAGAATACCGTTAAAATGCAGTAATAAGGTGGATTTTCCGGATCCATTGGCCCCGACTAAAGCTACCTTTTCCGTAGCTTCAATGGCTAAGTTAATACCCTTTAACGCTTCTGTACCGTCAGGATAGGTATAAACTAGGTTTTCAATAAAAATCGGGTTGTGGTGCATGAAAAACGAGACTTTTACCGAAAAATTGGGTTCAAGGTTCCCCGTCCTTTAGCGTAGCGGAGGACGGCTTTTTTTGCAACAGGTTGTCAATCTAGCTTCCAGTTTAGGCAACGGCAGTGTCAACTGAGTAGATGTACCATTTGACCCCAGAGGATCAAAATTACTATACAAATTATAGCGAGATAATCGTTCAGCTTGCTTTGGGGAACCTGTAGAGAAGGCAAGGAACCAGTGTAACCCCTCGATAACATGGCTTGATAAATGCGATCGCCACGTTCGTAGGTGCGGATAAATAAAGAGCCGATCATGTGTCCCACTAGCAACCGCTGCCATCGGGGACTACTCATTAAATTACGCGCAATTGCTGCCCTTCGCATGGAATTAAATTCAGCGATCAAAACCGCTAGATAACGGTACATAGAAGCTAAAATTGCCACCAATAAAGGGGGGGTTTTTAGGGTAACTAAGGCTTGTAACAGGTCGGGAATTGCTGTGGTTAAAACCAGAATATTGACCGTACAAAGACAGAGAAAAGCTTTAAAGGCCACACTGCCTAAAACCAGCAATCCCTCGCTAGTTATCCGCAAAAATCCCCAAGACCAAAGAATTTCGCCGCCATCACGAAAAAGAGTTCCCAATAAAACCACACCGATAAAGACAAATTCGATCGCTACTCTTTGTAAAAGTACGCTAATAGTCACCCGACTGATCAGAATTAAAATAATTAATCCTAATCCGTAAATCCCCCAAGTTTCCCAGCTACCATTCGGAGTTAAGGCTGTGGCAAAAACTAACAAAAGAGTCACTAAAACACGGGTATGGGGCGCGAGTCTCTGCCAAAAACCGCAATTTTGGCGCTCATTTTCGCAAGAAAAAGTAGCAATGTGTAGCATTTATTCAGTTATCAGTTATCAGTTATCAGTTATCAGTTATCAGATGAACGTAGGTTGGGCTTCGGCCGTGAGCTTTTGCCGAACGGTTGAAGCATGAAACCCAACGCCCGCATAGTTTACGCTACCGCTAACCCATCCTACCAATAATTGTGCCTCCCTACTTATCAGTTAGAAAGGGGATATAGGGATATAGAACGTAGCGATTGTCTTAAAAGTCAAGGGGAATAAAGAAAATCTTTTGTACCCCAAATAGGCAAGACAAAGTAACGGCACCAGTCATCCGTTTTGTCAGCGATGAAATTGTTCGGAAAACTGGACTAAGCGGGTGCTTGCCAGCATTTATTATCACGAATCATGGCATTGAGGATAACCAGCAATTTCCTCATACAGGCAACTAAGGCCACCTTTTTCAACTTGCCATTGGTCAACAACCGTTCGTAGAACTTCCGAATCACCGGGTTATGACGAATGGCTACCAATGTGGCCATGTACAAGCCACAGCGAACCGAGGTGCGTCCCCCCGAAATCATGCGTTTACCCTTGTGCTGGCCACTATCGTGGTTGATAGGAGCGACCCCGACCAGCCGGGCAATCTGTTTTTCGCCAGAGTGTTCCCATCTCGGGTAATTCCGCCAAACATAGGGCAGATGAAACTTTGCCGATCCCTTTAACGGATTGTAAGATTTCATTTTTGCCTTGCCAATCGGCTTGCTGTTGGGCGAGGGACTGAATCTGCTCGTTGAGGCTTTCAATACGCTGTTGGATTTCCTCAATATGGGCTTTGATATCTAGTTGCACCGTCTCAGACGCACGACTGAGGCGGTTTTTCTCCGCCACCTGCATCTCCACCAACTGCTGTCGTCGTCGTACTAGGTCGCTCAATTGTTGGGCTTGGGGGGCAACCACGGGTTGGGGTTGGGGTTGCACGGCTCGTGCGAATTGAGCGATTACCTGTGCGTCCAATTTGTCCGTTTTTGCTTTCCCCAATGCCGTCGCAAACCCTTTGACCTTGCGGGGGTTGGCGATCGCTACCGGTATGGTGGCGGCTTGTAAGCCCGATACGAGTGCGCGCTCTAATCCACCCGTCGATTCCACCACCACCAAACTCGGTGAGAGAGGATGTAATTGTTCAATCAGCGATTGAACGCCAACGTCGCTGTTGGGTTGTTGCAAGGTCAGACCTTGCGGCAACACGTAGATATCTAGAACCTCTTTACTGACATCGATCCCTACCCATGTTTTTTCTTCTGTCATCGTTTATGCTGGGGTTAAGTTATTTTGTCCCTTTGGTAACTCGTCCTTGCGAAGACGAGGTTAATCCTAAGGGCGATTGTTCGAGCTTGTCTCCTCGGGATGACGGCGTGGCTCCGGTGGCTACCCAACGGTGTCAAGCACCTCGGTTGAACTGGATGTCCACGCCCTTTTTCAGAATATAGGCACCCAAGCTACAAAGCGGTATTTTTTACCTAGGTTGGGACGGGTTGCCTACTTCTCAAGATACAAGGTTGGGTTGAAGCATGAAACCCAAAGCCTGCATGGGTTACGCTACCGCTAACCCATCCTACAAATAATTTTGCCTCCCTACTTAGTGATTAAATTCTCGACTTAGTAAGCGTCCTGTAGTTCGTAGAATTCGGGAGAAACGTAATCTTTGCGTAGAGGCCAACCGACCCAATCTTCCGGCATTAAAATCCGTTTCAGGTGGGGATGTCCTTCATAAATAATGCCGAACATATCATAACTTTCTCTTTCTTGCCAGTCAGCCGCTTTCCAAATCCAGTAAACCGAAGCAACCCGGGGATTATCTCGAGGAAGAAAGACTTTTAAGCGCACTTCCACGGGACTATCGACATTATCGGTTACTTTGACCAGATGATAGAAACTAACCAATTCTTTCCCCGGTCCCAAATCGTAAGCGCCCTGACATTGGAGATAATTAAAACCATAAGCGTATAAAGCAGTGGCCAGAGGAATTAAAAAGTCTGGTTCTACTTTAATCAATTCCACACCACTATGGTCAGCTTCTAAAGCTTGATGCTCAAAACCATTTTCGCTTAACCAAATCGAAGTGGGGCAAGCTTGCACAATAGCTGTCGTTTCTTCAGTCATTTAGATTTCTTCCTTTTGTTTCGTGGTCAAAAGAGCGGGGGGAACAGGCATACCAGTGGCTTCTAGTAACTCTTTCGGGGGTGCTTGACGGGTGGCCGATTGTAGATATTTACC contains the following coding sequences:
- a CDS encoding energy-coupling factor ABC transporter ATP-binding protein; translated protein: MHHNPIFIENLVYTYPDGTEALKGINLAIEATEKVALVGANGSGKSTLLLHFNGILPPQTGRITVGPYEVKPENLENIRNFVGLVFQNPDDQLFMPTVWEDVTFGPMNQGIRGEDLNHRCHHALHAVGLDSQHYGKRNSQNLSGGEKKRVAIAGVLAMLPEVLVFDEPSAQLDPRSRRQLIQLLATLPQTQVIATHDLDLALELCDRTVVLSRGQVVAEGETARILSNREFLEQHDLETPLCYSRPYCAIADAPSQVSDQ
- the cbiQ gene encoding cobalt ECF transporter T component CbiQ — its product is MLHIATFSCENERQNCGFWQRLAPHTRVLVTLLLVFATALTPNGSWETWGIYGLGLIILILISRVTISVLLQRVAIEFVFIGVVLLGTLFRDGGEILWSWGFLRITSEGLLVLGSVAFKAFLCLCTVNILVLTTAIPDLLQALVTLKTPPLLVAILASMYRYLAVLIAEFNSMRRAAIARNLMSSPRWQRLLVGHMIGSLFIRTYERGDRIYQAMLSRGYTGSLPSLQVPQSKLNDYLAIICIVILILWGQMVHLLS
- a CDS encoding NAD(P)H-quinone oxidoreductase subunit J, translated to MTEETTAIVQACPTSIWLSENGFEHQALEADHSGVELIKVEPDFLIPLATALYAYGFNYLQCQGAYDLGPGKELVSFYHLVKVTDNVDSPVEVRLKVFLPRDNPRVASVYWIWKAADWQERESYDMFGIIYEGHPHLKRILMPEDWVGWPLRKDYVSPEFYELQDAY
- a CDS encoding HEAT repeat domain-containing protein; translated protein: MQALLEKAQIALNKKDWETVNASIQRLLNQKDAIEPIINDEILDLALEALQKCDFQQRWETAKLFPQIGQSAIAPLIALLESEEQDGEMRWFLARILSQFDDRACILALSQLLQRSEEEELSQMAAAALANIGSSAISSLGQLLSDSNTRFLAVQALSQIRRPEIIEPLLTVVKDQSSAIRSMAIEALSSFHHPQITVIILDALQDPAIEVRREAIKASSYLGTNYPQADLVNHLQPLLFDVHLEICQETAIALSRIGTATSAKALNPLLQSSLTPDSLKLTVVRALGWIEDEEALNYLEKALYSENVLICREIIAILGRQTSQKLRQQAGEILSNFYHSRPALFTDTGVKQSLAIALGELERDNKSILLTLAADGEAIVRLHALSALKKLDHGTI
- a CDS encoding DUF4926 domain-containing protein; amino-acid sequence: MKLLDVVALLEDLPQLGLYRGQVGTIVEVYEPNVFEVEFSNTSGPAYAIEILQENQLMLLHHSPLESQKLTAK
- a CDS encoding retroviral-like aspartic protease family protein, which codes for MGKVFTPLTIINRADESAAARGFISPSEIRSVTLPKVLVDTGATTLCLPANIIDRLGLDLLKEVDVSTATGLSKARVFQDAKILLCGREGTFECLELPGGRDPLIGVIPLEALGLELDLQNQTLKVLPSESLDTYLTIL